A single Polyodon spathula isolate WHYD16114869_AA chromosome 6, ASM1765450v1, whole genome shotgun sequence DNA region contains:
- the LOC121317703 gene encoding calcium homeostasis modulator protein 5-like, with the protein MHDFQTLLYGFNTVVKFFMNQKSTIGYSFMALLTVGGERIFSIVSFQCPFNKSQNFSYGLVFIVGPALALFIIGYFVSARTWKLFTGCCLNPRKLCPRRNACYCMYVFAQITVGACIPPVMWLTVVLLNGTFYECAVSGLEDNHVVDLFCKRTNDECQVELPKVPCGKSNLSSADNQELLLMLWAQSQVWSAHAFCVPALFTLCCPEYVPIPI; encoded by the exons ATGCATGACTTCCAGACCTTGCTTT atggtTTTAACACAGTTGTCAAATTCTTCATGAATCAGAAGTCAACTATAGGATACAGCTTCATGGCACTCCTAACCGTGGGAGGGGAGCGCATTTTTTCCATTGTTTCTTTCCAGTGCCCGTTCAACAAGAGCCAAAATTTTAGTTATGGACTTGTTTTCATTGTGGGACCAGCTCTAGCGCTCTTCATCATTGGCTATTTCGTCAGCGCTAGGACATGGAAGCTCTTCACTGGCTGCTGTCTGAACCCAAGGAAGCTGTGTCCGAGGCGAAACGCCTGCTACTGCATGTATGTCTTTGCACAGATCACGGTGGGGGCTTGCATTCCCCCTGTGATGTGGCTCACTGTGGTTCTGCTGAACGGCACCTTCTACGAATGTGCTGTGAGCGGTTTGGAGGATAACCATGTAGTCGACCTGTTCTGCAAGCGTACAAATGATGAGTGCCAGGTGGAACTGCCAAAGGTGCCCTGTGGAAAATCCAACCTGTCTTCAGCAGACAATCAAGAGCTTCTCCTAATGCTGTGGGCACAGTCGCAGGTATGGAGCGCACACGCATTCTGTGTACCAGCATTATTTACCCTTTGCTGCCCTGAGTATGTTCCTATACCTATTTAA